One part of the Aspergillus fumigatus Af293 chromosome 7, whole genome shotgun sequence genome encodes these proteins:
- a CDS encoding Leucine Rich Repeat domain protein — translation MALSRDDDGLNDAAALLQQNGQKLYQQGNFQAALEVFTEALRTSHGDVISVYDNRAATYAKLAKYDLALRDARAMIKTNKLDSRGYLRCAKVLLSDGKPDKALDVYAYALKTLPTCDPRRQLVEQLHNKLSSKVHAKCHDPFTVLPLEVVMMVVNHFNFKQIVAILRVSKKWDRFLSSIRSLWMRIDLSDARGKIHWPSVRAYIRRSKAMLTHAIVKNISTPSTQRVLEFFSRCPNLEHLEIWAQSKPDVLYDLYKSSKGLKTLIISGHTALPQETIGKFLQTLPLLERLEVHEAKPSNLARVQWPEKLPSLKSITFGAMVGASVPDVQAPALHLPQRLSTCLPNLEELRLSWNPQIFTPYRLNFDVNELSRLRRLDLSGMYVGAEFGLPSSLEYLRIRGGTGLVGGSLVQREFPFVYKEPFELPNLHTLILTDVPWATGYTVRHFCTIAQAPLKVLHLDSCFRITGAQISELVRMDSLSDLQELNISHIAGTDDKSAAVIIGALPSLKVVHLSYTRISGCTIKAFADARSSDDSVAKVDRIYAKFCDEVSSDAVAYGRSRGVEIIA, via the exons ATGGCTTTATCTCGAG atgatgatggcctAAATGATGCCGCCGCATTATTGCAGCAAAACGGCCAGAAACTATATCAGCAAGGCAATTTTCAAGCCGCCCTAGAGGTCTTTACAGAG GCTTTGAGAACCAGCCATGGCGATGTCATCAGTGTCTATGATAACCGTGCTGCCACCTATGCCAAGCTAGCCAAGTATGACCTGGCTTTGCGGGATGCCAGGGCCATGATAAAGACTAACAAACTAGACTCCCGG GGCTATCTTCGATGTGCAAAGGTCCTGCTGTCGGATGGGAAACCTGACAAGGCACTTGATGTCTATGCCTATGCCCTAAAGACTTTGCCGACTTGCGATCCTCGTCGTCAG CTTGTAGAGCAACTTCATAACAAGTTGTCGAGCAAAGTACATGCAAAGTGCCATGACCCGTTCACGGTATTGCCATTGGAGGTAGTCATGATGGTTGTGAATCACTTCAACTTCAAGCAGATTGT GGCTATTCTTCGCGTATCAAAAAAGTGGGATCGATTTCTGTCGTCGATACGTAGTCTCTGGATGCGTATAGATCTCTCGGATGCTCGTGGCAAAATCCACTGGCCTTCAGTCCGGGCGTACATCCGTCGATCAAAAGCCATGCTCACGCATGCCATTGTCAAGAATATCTCGACACCGTCTACGCAAAGAGTCTTGGAGTTCTTTAGCAGGTGCCCTAACCTAGAGCATCTTGAGATATGGGCTCAGTCCAAGCCTGATGTCCTTTATGACCTGTACAAGAGCTCCAAAGGATTGAAAACTCTGATCATATCTGGCCACACAGCCCTACCGCAGGAGACCATTGGCAAATTTCTTCAGACTCTGCCACTTTTGGAGCGACTCGAAGTTCATGAGGCGAAGCCATCTAACTTGGCTCGCGTACAGTGGCCGGAGAAACTTCCAAGTCTCAAAAGTATCACTTTTGGTGCTATGGTCGGCGCTTCTGTACCAGACGTGCAGgctcctgctcttcatcttccg CAGCGTCTTTCGACATGTCTTCCCAATCTAGAAGAGCTTCGGCTCAGCTGGAACCCACAAATCTTCACTCCTTATCGTTTAAATTTTGATGTAAATGAGCTTTCACGGCTGCGCCGGCTGGACCTGAGCGGCATGTATGTTGGAGCAGAATTCGGTCTGCCGTCTAGCCTCGAATACCTTCGCATCCGTGGAGGCACAGGACTGGTCGGAGGCTCCCTCGTCCAAAGGGAATTCCCATTTGTCTACAAGGAACCTTTCGAGCTTCCGAATCTTCATACACTCATCCTCACTGACGTGCCATGGGCGACAGGCTACACAGTTCGGCACTTCTGCACCATCGCCCAGGCGCCTTTGAAAGTCCTCCATCTCGACAGCTGCTTCCGAATCACCGGTGCTCAGATTTCCGAACTAGTCCGCATGGACAGTCTGAGCGACTTACAGGAACTCAACATTTCGCACATTGCAGGTACTGATGACAAGTCAGCTGCCGTTATAATTGGCGCACTACCCAGCCTCAAGGTCGTGCATCTCTCATATACAAGGATCTCCGGCTGCACAATAAAGGCTTTTGCCGATGCACGAAGCTCCGACGACAGCGTAGCGAAAGTGGATCGGATATACGCTAAATTTTGCGACGAAGTGTCATCAGATGCGGTCGCGTATGGACGATCTCGGGGCGTTGAAATAATCGCATAG